The genomic interval GCGCGACCCGAGTCAAACGTGCTAGAACGGATGACCCGTGATATTAACTACCCGGAACTGTATATTCATAAAACGCTGGCCGATTTGGACCGTTTCGGCATCAAACTCTTTTTCTTCACCAATGTGTGTTCGGCGATTCGCAGAGATACGTTCATCCAATTAGGAGGCTTCCCGGCACCGATTATTTTGAATGAGGATATGATGATTGCGGCAAAGTGTATTACCAATGGCTATGCCGTCGTGTATAACCCGCGAGCCAGCGTCATTCATTCTCACGACTACAGTCTAAAAAAACAATTCAAACGCAATTTCGATATCGGCGTATCCATGCGGATGAACGAATGGATCTTCCAATATGCGCGAGCGGAAAAAGAGGGCGGCCGGCTTGTCAAGGAACAGCTAGGACGCTTGTGGAAACAAGGGAACTGGAGATGGACTCCGCGATGGGTCGGTGAAGCAGCTGCTAAGTATTTGGGATACCGACTGGGCGTATCTTACAAGCAGCTTCCTGTGCTGATTAGAAGACGCTTCAGTATGCACCCGGACTTCTGGTCTAACTACGATAAGTCGCAGATTGTTCGAGATCCCGTTATTTTCAAAGCAGAGGCGCAATCGGTCACCAATCATTGAGCATGAAGGGATGGTCATCATGAATCGATATACCAAGACTTTTGGCATTCTTGTCGCAGCTGCTGTTGTCGCAGGAGGCGTTAACTGGTATCAATCCGCATACGCAGACGTTCAACAGACAACGCCAGGCCTCGCGGATGATCCGATCGTGACGAAAAGTTATGTGGATCAGAAAATCGCGGATTTAAAGAATGGCGGTAATGCTGGCGAAGGCACGCAGACTCCGGAGTCTGCATCAAAGCTCGAAGTCGTTACTGTGCCATTCGGAGCTAAGCTAATGGTCAGTGCCGGCGGAGAAATTGTTGTGCGTACTGGCAAAGCCGTTGCGTATAGCTCGGACACGAACGGACTATCGGATCTCACGGCCGGCGCAGATATCGCTTCGGGTTCGCCAATTGCGACAAATCATTTGATCTTGTTTCCGCGGGATGGCAGAGGGATTGAACCGGATCCAAAGCAGAAGAATGGGTTGACGGTGTTGGTGCGAGGTTTCTACAAATTACAATAATGAAGGTTGATCCAGTTGGAAGTTACAGTAGTAATTCCTAATTATAATGGCAAGGAATTTCTCGGTCCGTGCTTGGATTCTCTTTGTAATCAGTCTGTAAGTGAATATAAATTAATTGTCGTCGACAATGGTTCTCAGGATAATAGCGTAGAGTTTATTAAAGAAAAGTACCCTAAAGTACATTTAATTGAACTCGAAAAGAATGTCGGTTTTAGTGCCGCTGTAAACATAGGAATAAAAAGCGCTCGGACTCAGTTTGTTGTGTTGATGAATTCCGATACAGTAGCGGAAACTTTCTGGTTAGAAACTCTCTATAACTGTATAGCGGCGCAACCACAAGTTTTCTCTTGCTCCAGTAGGATGATTCAAATGAGGGATCCTTTATTAATTGATAACGCTGGGGATCAATTTACCATCATAGGTTGGGCATTTCAAAGAGGGCATGGATTGTCAGTCAGTAAATACAATCAAAGCAGTAAGATCTTTAGCAGTTGCGGCGGAGCGGCTATTTATCGGACAGAGGTATTTGAAAAAATCGGATACTTCGATGAAGGTTTTTTTGCTTATTTGGAAGATGTTGAAATTGGATATCGCGCTCGTTTAAATGGATATCAAAATATATATTGCTCTGATGCCCAAATATATCACTTTGGAAGTGCTACTAGCGGAAGCAAATATAACGAGTTTAAGGTGAGATTAACTGGCAGGAATACAGTGTATATGCTATGTAAGTTAATGCCGAGACTTCAAATCATTTTGAACTTGCCATTCATCATTATTGGAATCTTGCTTATGGGTTGGAATATGAAAAGAAACTCTTTAAATAAGGCTTACTATGAAGGTATTAAAGAAGGACTTCGAAATCGGAATAGACAGCCTGTCTACAAATCTAGCCTAATACAAGTTCTTAAGATCCAATGGAATTTATACTATAATCTTCTGGAGTTCGGCCTCCAATTTCTTCAGAAATGGCAGGCTTCAAGAAATCAATAAATGAGTGCTCTGGGAGAGATTGAAAATGCATGTTGGAACTACACTAAGAAGTCTCTATTCGAATAAATTTTTAATTCGAAACTTTGTATTAAAAGAGTTGAAAAATAAATATGCCGGTTCTTTTCTTGGTTTCCTTTGGTCTCTAGTTCATCCTCTTACAATTATGGGTGTTTACTCAGTCGTATTTTCCTGGATGTTAAAAACTAGACTCGGTGAAGAGGTAGGAACTTCGAACTTTCCGGTTTGGCTTTACGCGGGGCTCTTGCCATGGACCTTATTTGCCGAATCGCTGAGTAGAGCGACGAGTTCGGTTCTTGACCATGCAAATTTAATCAAGAAGACAATTTTCCCATCTGAAATATTACCGGTTGCATTATTATTGGCTAATTGCGTTAACTTCTTAATTGGCTTAACGATTCTTTTATGTTTTAACTTAATCGTCGGCGGCAGTTTTACTTGGGGCGTTTTCCTGATTGGTGTATATTTTATTCCCTTATTCTTATTAACACTAGGAATGAGTTGGATAGTTAGCTGCCTAAACGTATATTTCCGGGATATGGGCCAGTTGGTGGGTGTGTTTGTGAATATTTGGTTTTACGCCACGACTATTATCTATCCTCTGAGCGTGGTCCCGCAGAGGCTTCATCCATATTTTCAACTGAATCCCTTAGTGCAAGTTGTCGAGGGTTTTAGGTCTGCTTTATTCAAAGGCCAGCTAATTTCCGATAATAAATTGATCTACTTATATGCCAGTTCATTTGTGCTTTTTATCGTAGGCCAATTTCTATTTCAAAAAACCAAAAAAGGGTTTGTGGATGTAATATGAATAACGAAGCCGTTATTAGGGTGAGTGAACTTTCGAAGTCATATAAAATTTATAAAAGACCCTACCATCGTTTATTAGAACTTTTGACCGCTAAGGATAAGGCTCTATCCGTAACGGCTTTAAATAATGTAAGCTTTGAAGTCCGAAGAGGCCAAACGCTTGGTATTGTTGGGCCTAATGGCTCGGGGAAAAGTACACTTTTGCAAATAATAACTGGAATTCTACAGCCCAGCACTGGCTCCGTGTACGTCGGTGGGCGTATTTCTGCTTTGTTAGAGCTAGGTGCCGGCTTTAACCCGGACTACACTGGAAAAGAAAATGTTTATTTATACGCATCAATTCTTGGCGTCAGTAAAGAAGAAATAGATAAGGCATTTCCCGACATTGTTCAATTTGCTGACATAGGAGACTTCATTCATCGGCCTGTAAAAACATATAGTAGCGGCATGTATGTGAGATTGGCATTTTCAGTTGCCATTAATGTTCAGCCAGATATTTTGATTGTAGATGAAGCTTTAGCTGTGGGGGATGAACGTTTTCAAAGGAAGTGCTTTCGAAGATTCGAAGAGCTTAAAGCTCGCGGAGTGACTATTCTTTTTGTTACACATAGTTTGGGATTGGTAAAACAATTCTGCGACGAAGCTATACTTATTTACAATGGAGTATTTTTGCAGCAAGGTCATCCTAATCAAGTTATAAACTATTATACAAAGCTTATTGCCGAGGAAGAGAATAAGTATAGTCAGGCTCCTACTGAAATTATGAAGACAGAAGAGGACTCGAACGAGTTTCGTTATGGAAACGGACAAGGTAAGATTGTAAGTTTTGAAGTTACGGGCGAAGAAAATAATAAGTCCAGAGTTTTTAAACACGGTGAAAAGATCTCCTTTAGTGTTGAGGTTGAATATGAAAGACCAACAGAAAATAGTTTGATTGCCTATACAATAAAGAGCATATCAGGAGTAGAAGTTACAGGGACGAATACGCTCTATGAAAATATTGATTTAGGTCTAAGAGTGCAAGGTGAACGCTTATTAGTTCAATTCGATCAAACGATCGTTCTAAATGCAGGAGACTATGTGGTGTCTTTTGGATTCGTACAAATGAACGACGATCGGATTGAGGTTTTGGACCGTCGCTATGATGCGACAACATTCAAGATTGTGGAGAATAAAAAAGCGGCCGGTTTTGTAGACCCCCAAGCAATGATTAAAGTCATCCATAAATCACTTAAGGGGGAAGAAAATGATTAATTTTTGTTGTATTGATTGCTCGAGTTTGCTGCACGTAGATCAAGAGCATTTAATTTGCTCTACATGCGGTAAAAGGTACCCAATAGAAGGCGGACTTTATTTGTTTCCAGGCAGTGACTTTTATTATTCCGACTCTTCTCCTGAAGAAATGCGAGAACTGATAATAAATTGTAAAAAACAGGGTTGGCTTGCAGCAGCTTTGCAGAGTTTTAAAGAAAAACCTTTCGTCGTTGATATTATTGCCGATGAGACTAGGGCAGATTGGCAATATTTAATTGATTTGCCCTTTAATTCAACGATTCTAGATATAGGGGCAGGGTGGGGAACCCTCTCAGTAGCGCTTGCCAGGAATTTTAAGCATGTTGTAGCTCTCGAGGGTACGAAGGATCGTTTGGAGTTTGCACGCATTCGCGCAGAGCAAGAGGGGATATCTAATTTAACCACGGTTCACGCAGATTTCTTTAAACATCCTTTTCAAAACGGACAATTTGACTTGGTTTCATTTAATGGCGTACTAGAATGGGTCGGAATGGGTTCAAAATCCGAAAATCCTCGAAATAGACAAGTAGAAGCCTTGAAATTAGCTTATGAATTGCTGAAAGAAGGCGGATATTTATATATTGGGATTGAGAATGCTTACGGATTAAAATATCTTCTAGGGGATCCCGACGATCATACAGGAGTTAAATATATTACTTATTTGGAGCGACAAGAAGCTAATCTGCTTAACCAAAAGCAAAATGGAATGGACTATCGCACATTTACTTATAATATGGATGGTTATATCAATCTTTTGCATGAAGCGTCTTTTTCAAATGTAGAATTTTTTTGCCCATATCCCGACTATAAACGCATTGAATCGCTACATAATTTATCCAATACAAATGTGACAAAGTTTCAGTTGGACATAATGAGAGCTAGCTCCCCGAGAGATGAGCGGAAAGAAAGAGCAATCGACATTGGATATTTGCTTAATGGCTTCGATACTATGAAACAGTTTACAAACTCATATAGTATCTTAGCGAGAAAGAGGGAAAACTATGCTACCTCAAATTGAAAGATATCTATTGGAATCGTGGAATCTTTTTTTTGATCGTCGCCCTCATCAACTCTCAAGTATGCTTCTCTCCAATCCTCAAAATAAAAAAAATGTTACAAGCAAATGCACGGTCCTTATATTTATTGATCAAGAACAAGAGCCTCGTTTGGTCGCTAAATTTTCTAGAAACAGAAACAATCAGAAAAAAGTTATTAATGAACAGCATTTGTTGGAACGACTAACATTAACTATGACCCCTCGTTCATTTGGTCTTCATGATATTAATGGACGTAAAGTGTCGTTTGAACAATTTATGAAAGGGAAATCGGTCAAGCAAAAGCTGAAGTAT from Cohnella hashimotonis carries:
- a CDS encoding ABC transporter permease, which gives rise to MHVGTTLRSLYSNKFLIRNFVLKELKNKYAGSFLGFLWSLVHPLTIMGVYSVVFSWMLKTRLGEEVGTSNFPVWLYAGLLPWTLFAESLSRATSSVLDHANLIKKTIFPSEILPVALLLANCVNFLIGLTILLCFNLIVGGSFTWGVFLIGVYFIPLFLLTLGMSWIVSCLNVYFRDMGQLVGVFVNIWFYATTIIYPLSVVPQRLHPYFQLNPLVQVVEGFRSALFKGQLISDNKLIYLYASSFVLFIVGQFLFQKTKKGFVDVI
- a CDS encoding class I SAM-dependent methyltransferase, translating into MINFCCIDCSSLLHVDQEHLICSTCGKRYPIEGGLYLFPGSDFYYSDSSPEEMRELIINCKKQGWLAAALQSFKEKPFVVDIIADETRADWQYLIDLPFNSTILDIGAGWGTLSVALARNFKHVVALEGTKDRLEFARIRAEQEGISNLTTVHADFFKHPFQNGQFDLVSFNGVLEWVGMGSKSENPRNRQVEALKLAYELLKEGGYLYIGIENAYGLKYLLGDPDDHTGVKYITYLERQEANLLNQKQNGMDYRTFTYNMDGYINLLHEASFSNVEFFCPYPDYKRIESLHNLSNTNVTKFQLDIMRASSPRDERKERAIDIGYLLNGFDTMKQFTNSYSILARKRENYATSN
- a CDS encoding ABC transporter ATP-binding protein produces the protein MNNEAVIRVSELSKSYKIYKRPYHRLLELLTAKDKALSVTALNNVSFEVRRGQTLGIVGPNGSGKSTLLQIITGILQPSTGSVYVGGRISALLELGAGFNPDYTGKENVYLYASILGVSKEEIDKAFPDIVQFADIGDFIHRPVKTYSSGMYVRLAFSVAINVQPDILIVDEALAVGDERFQRKCFRRFEELKARGVTILFVTHSLGLVKQFCDEAILIYNGVFLQQGHPNQVINYYTKLIAEEENKYSQAPTEIMKTEEDSNEFRYGNGQGKIVSFEVTGEENNKSRVFKHGEKISFSVEVEYERPTENSLIAYTIKSISGVEVTGTNTLYENIDLGLRVQGERLLVQFDQTIVLNAGDYVVSFGFVQMNDDRIEVLDRRYDATTFKIVENKKAAGFVDPQAMIKVIHKSLKGEEND
- a CDS encoding glycosyltransferase family 2 protein, encoding MKVSVILPTLNAEKYLFKLIGMLQEQTVKPHEIIVVDSRSDDGTLLLAKRLGARVMSVERKEFDHGGTRNLAAQKATGDVLVYMTQDAVPQHERFIEEIIAPFADTKVAAVCGRQIARPESNVLERMTRDINYPELYIHKTLADLDRFGIKLFFFTNVCSAIRRDTFIQLGGFPAPIILNEDMMIAAKCITNGYAVVYNPRASVIHSHDYSLKKQFKRNFDIGVSMRMNEWIFQYARAEKEGGRLVKEQLGRLWKQGNWRWTPRWVGEAAAKYLGYRLGVSYKQLPVLIRRRFSMHPDFWSNYDKSQIVRDPVIFKAEAQSVTNH
- a CDS encoding glycosyltransferase family 2 protein, which gives rise to MEVTVVIPNYNGKEFLGPCLDSLCNQSVSEYKLIVVDNGSQDNSVEFIKEKYPKVHLIELEKNVGFSAAVNIGIKSARTQFVVLMNSDTVAETFWLETLYNCIAAQPQVFSCSSRMIQMRDPLLIDNAGDQFTIIGWAFQRGHGLSVSKYNQSSKIFSSCGGAAIYRTEVFEKIGYFDEGFFAYLEDVEIGYRARLNGYQNIYCSDAQIYHFGSATSGSKYNEFKVRLTGRNTVYMLCKLMPRLQIILNLPFIIIGILLMGWNMKRNSLNKAYYEGIKEGLRNRNRQPVYKSSLIQVLKIQWNLYYNLLEFGLQFLQKWQASRNQ